In Clostridium cagae, one genomic interval encodes:
- a CDS encoding phosphoglucomutase: MNNNCLHDLQNGSDIRGVVLTNEDQVINLTNKEIKIITIAFHEWLKNKNKLNNLKISVGIDSRITGNEFKHTIINTLVACKVTVYDCKLSTTPSMYMTTIMNDYKCDGAIMITASHLPYYYNGIKLFTKNGCLDKEEIQEILNIASKYEDNKEDVFVSEIESRRMTIFKPLINDYSKLLVKKIRREINSSKNYNKPLTGMKIILDAGNGSGGFFKEKILEELGADTTGSQFIEPDGTFPNHIPNPETDISMNLISNAVIDNDADLGIIFDTDVDRVALVGREGRFINRSSLIALISAIVLQEHKGSTIVTDSVTSDGVSNFIKKLGGKHHKVKKGYKNIINEAMKLNNKNEECYVAIETSGHVALKENYFLDDAAYFASKILIIMAKLKNENKFIEDLISDLELPNEEREIRLAINEKDFNNYANKILYDFTKVIADNDNMQIDEDNCDGIKVVFNERFGEGWFTLRLSLHEPKIVINIESSKSSECEKILEFIKNFINNYNVSYLN; encoded by the coding sequence ATGAATAATAATTGTCTGCATGACTTACAAAATGGAAGTGACATTAGAGGAGTTGTATTAACTAATGAAGATCAAGTTATAAATTTAACTAATAAAGAAATTAAAATTATAACAATAGCATTTCATGAATGGTTAAAAAATAAAAATAAACTTAATAATTTAAAAATATCAGTGGGGATAGATTCTAGAATAACTGGAAATGAATTTAAGCACACTATAATTAACACATTAGTCGCATGTAAAGTCACAGTATATGATTGCAAATTATCAACTACACCATCAATGTATATGACAACTATTATGAATGATTACAAATGTGATGGAGCTATAATGATAACAGCAAGTCATCTTCCTTATTATTATAATGGCATAAAACTATTCACTAAAAATGGATGCTTAGACAAAGAAGAAATTCAAGAAATATTAAATATAGCATCAAAATATGAAGACAATAAAGAAGATGTTTTTGTAAGCGAAATAGAATCAAGAAGAATGACTATTTTTAAGCCACTTATTAATGATTATTCTAAACTATTAGTTAAAAAAATACGAAGAGAAATTAATTCTTCAAAAAATTACAATAAACCTTTAACAGGAATGAAAATTATATTAGATGCAGGAAATGGTTCAGGAGGATTTTTTAAAGAAAAGATATTAGAAGAATTGGGTGCAGATACAACAGGAAGTCAATTTATAGAACCTGATGGTACATTTCCTAATCATATTCCAAACCCAGAAACGGATATTTCTATGAATTTAATCAGTAATGCAGTAATAGATAATGATGCTGATTTAGGAATTATTTTTGATACAGATGTGGACAGAGTTGCTTTGGTTGGAAGAGAAGGTAGATTCATAAATAGAAGTTCTTTAATTGCACTTATATCTGCAATAGTATTGCAAGAACACAAAGGGTCTACTATAGTTACCGATTCAGTAACATCAGATGGAGTAAGCAATTTTATAAAAAAATTAGGTGGTAAACATCATAAAGTTAAAAAGGGATACAAAAATATTATAAATGAGGCTATGAAGTTAAATAATAAAAATGAAGAATGTTATGTTGCTATTGAAACATCAGGTCATGTTGCATTAAAAGAAAATTACTTTTTAGATGATGCTGCTTATTTTGCATCAAAAATACTTATTATTATGGCTAAATTAAAAAATGAAAATAAATTTATTGAGGATTTAATAAGTGATTTGGAGTTACCAAATGAGGAAAGAGAAATAAGGTTAGCAATTAATGAAAAGGATTTTAATAATTATGCTAATAAAATATTATATGATTTTACTAAAGTCATCGCTGATAATGATAATATGCAAATTGATGAAGATAATTGTGATGGAATAAAAGTTGTATTTAATGAAAGGTTTGGAGAAGGATGGTTTACTTTAAGGCTTTCTTTGCATGAACCTAAAATAGTAATTAATATTGAATCTAGTAAATCATCAGAATGTGAAAAAATACTGGAATTCATTAAAAACTTTATAAATAATTATAATGTAAGTTATTTAAACTAA
- a CDS encoding transglutaminase domain-containing protein, producing MKWLKNTLKVILIGLIIIASTNINVYASETFYDSNKLKNEIYNNLKDWETDFTLNYWGDNIQSVLDSAIDSEDYLERSVSSYNIKINGAKNKFTIQYRTTKSQEDFIDYELKRIVNNLIDANMSTIDKVTAINNYLVKIYKYDYSIKSDNVYSALTTKETICQGYAMTAYKMFRILGIDSRIVSGTMNGKGHAWNLVNINGNWYNLDITNNDNIIRDKYLLVSDDFLVSNGFHWNKSKYPIAYYNYYNMPKTFTDYNNDNESDIVTYYNGGYWYIEKGYWHYFRFSGKDARGWLNNDGNWYYFNNDGKMKVGWLLDNGTWYYCYSNGQMAYNTMIGKYTLDENGALIS from the coding sequence ATGAAATGGTTAAAGAATACATTAAAAGTAATATTAATAGGACTAATAATAATAGCTTCTACAAACATAAATGTTTATGCATCAGAAACGTTTTATGATTCTAATAAGTTGAAAAATGAAATTTATAATAATTTAAAAGATTGGGAAACAGACTTTACTCTTAATTATTGGGGGGATAACATTCAATCTGTTTTAGATAGTGCAATAGATAGTGAAGATTACTTAGAAAGATCAGTGTCTTCATATAATATTAAAATTAATGGAGCAAAAAATAAATTTACTATACAATATAGAACAACTAAATCTCAAGAAGATTTTATAGACTATGAGCTAAAAAGAATAGTAAATAATTTAATAGATGCCAATATGAGCACAATAGATAAAGTTACAGCTATAAACAATTATTTAGTTAAGATATATAAATATGATTACAGTATAAAGTCTGATAATGTATATTCTGCATTAACAACAAAGGAAACTATTTGCCAAGGTTATGCGATGACAGCATATAAAATGTTTAGGATATTAGGAATAGACTCTAGAATAGTTAGTGGCACTATGAATGGGAAGGGACATGCTTGGAATTTAGTTAACATCAATGGAAATTGGTACAACTTAGATATAACTAATAATGATAATATAATTAGAGATAAATATTTACTTGTTAGTGATGATTTTTTGGTAAGCAACGGGTTTCATTGGAATAAATCTAAGTATCCAATTGCATATTATAACTATTATAATATGCCAAAGACTTTTACAGATTATAATAATGATAATGAGAGTGATATAGTTACTTATTATAATGGTGGATATTGGTATATTGAAAAAGGCTATTGGCACTATTTTAGATTTAGTGGAAAAGATGCACGAGGATGGCTTAATAATGATGGAAATTGGTATTACTTTAATAATGATGGAAAAATGAAAGTAGGTTGGTTATTAGATAATGGAACCTGGTATTATTGCTATTCAAATGGACAAATGGCTTACAATACAATGATAGGAAAATATACATTGGATGAAAATGGAGCTTTGATAAGTTAA
- a CDS encoding 5-formyltetrahydrofolate cyclo-ligase, whose amino-acid sequence MNILEEKKELRKKILKIRKEMNINNKKKFDNIIHNKFLKSKFYSQCRNIFVYVSYDSEIDTKTIIRKALGDGKNIYVPRTNYDTKLMEAVKISSLENLIEDKHGILQPTECKLAVELEKIDLIIMPGVAFDKNGGRMGYGGGFYDRYLNKFSKNICKISLAYDFQILDNVPMDIHDATVNYIITENKEIMCNI is encoded by the coding sequence ATGAATATCTTAGAAGAAAAGAAAGAATTAAGAAAAAAAATATTAAAAATTAGAAAAGAAATGAATATTAATAATAAAAAAAAATTTGATAATATAATTCACAATAAATTTTTAAAAAGTAAATTTTATTCACAGTGTAGAAATATTTTTGTGTATGTTTCTTATGATTCTGAAATTGATACTAAAACTATAATAAGAAAAGCATTAGGGGATGGAAAAAATATTTATGTTCCTAGAACAAACTATGATACAAAATTAATGGAGGCTGTTAAAATATCATCATTAGAAAATCTTATAGAAGATAAACATGGGATTTTACAACCTACTGAATGTAAATTAGCAGTTGAATTAGAAAAAATTGATTTAATAATTATGCCTGGCGTTGCCTTTGATAAGAATGGGGGAAGAATGGGATACGGTGGTGGATTTTATGATAGATATTTGAATAAATTTTCAAAAAATATATGTAAGATTTCATTGGCATATGATTTTCAAATATTAGATAATGTTCCAATGGATATCCATGATGCAACAGTTAATTATATTATCACAGAGAATAAGGAAATTATGTGTAATATTTAA
- a CDS encoding Crp/Fnr family transcriptional regulator, which translates to MYTPRYYFSNNFKKYEELFRNNEHEVKHYKKGEYLCNIDDSMDTIFYIVSGTIKLSMLHPSGNEKNFSFHGNGTIQPFYYPSDCSLEHSVLLLAICDVEVLAFKKDDFANIVKDNPELYETMLEGFVKMVNLLMYDTTNILFNDGLVKTCNFLYSCLMSSEFKEGVIRISQKDLSAIIGMNRTNTAKYLKLLREKNIIKTSRNNITILDEKNLLKQCSNELYKI; encoded by the coding sequence ATGTATACTCCACGATATTATTTTAGTAATAATTTTAAAAAGTATGAAGAATTATTTCGTAACAACGAACATGAAGTAAAACATTACAAAAAAGGAGAGTATCTATGTAATATAGATGATAGTATGGATACAATATTTTATATTGTATCTGGAACAATAAAATTATCTATGTTACATCCAAGTGGCAATGAAAAGAATTTTTCTTTTCATGGTAATGGAACGATACAACCCTTTTATTATCCATCTGATTGTAGTCTTGAACACTCAGTATTACTTTTAGCAATATGTGATGTAGAAGTTTTAGCTTTCAAGAAAGATGATTTTGCAAATATTGTTAAAGATAATCCTGAATTATATGAAACTATGTTAGAGGGATTTGTAAAAATGGTTAATTTATTAATGTATGACACTACAAATATTCTTTTTAATGATGGTCTAGTTAAAACATGTAATTTTTTATACTCTTGTTTAATGTCATCAGAATTTAAAGAGGGAGTAATTAGAATATCTCAAAAGGATTTATCTGCAATTATTGGTATGAATAGAACTAATACAGCTAAGTATTTAAAACTTCTTCGTGAAAAAAATATTATTAAAACATCTAGAAATAATATAACTATATTAGATGAAAAAAATCTTTTGAAGCAATGCTCTAATGAATTATACAAAATATGA
- a CDS encoding MATE family efflux transporter — translation MARSFNLVKDSESKLYLKYLAPSIFGMIMLSGYVFVDALCVGRALGGVGLAALNVSTPTISLMYATGFLFATGSATIYSIFKGKNEDENARKMYTFGFISALFMGMLYCILGILFVDKIAYFLGATNNTIELTKQYMLTILIFAPFFVLDIFMNVFARNDKAPHISMLATIACCSLNIVLDVLFVFGFNLGMFGAAIATAISTVVSFTITFSYSLSKKSGLKLKRFIPKLNDFLRIVTNGVSSFISEMSVGVVTIAFNKVILSQIGEIGVSAYGIIANINLIFFSIFMGNAQAMQPLVSINYGANEYKRTFNFFKLGVTFAMIVGVVFTSASIFFSYQLSSLFVTDQEIIKVTASALKIYGLAYLIMGINLLFDAFFYSVEKPKFAVSISLSRALIIVLSMLFILSNVFGSVGIWMTVPVTEVCTLCIGLTLFMKYKHNQLSISLEN, via the coding sequence ATGGCAAGAAGTTTTAATTTAGTAAAAGATAGTGAAAGTAAATTATACTTAAAGTATTTAGCACCAAGTATATTTGGTATGATTATGCTATCAGGATATGTATTTGTAGATGCATTGTGTGTTGGTAGAGCCTTAGGAGGAGTTGGACTAGCTGCATTAAATGTAAGTACACCAACAATATCATTGATGTATGCAACAGGATTTCTTTTTGCAACAGGTTCTGCAACAATATATTCTATTTTTAAAGGTAAAAACGAAGATGAAAATGCTAGGAAGATGTATACATTTGGATTTATTAGTGCACTATTCATGGGAATGCTTTATTGTATTCTAGGTATTTTATTTGTTGATAAAATAGCATATTTTCTTGGTGCAACTAACAATACGATTGAACTGACTAAACAGTATATGTTAACAATTTTAATTTTTGCTCCATTTTTTGTTTTAGATATTTTTATGAATGTTTTTGCAAGAAATGATAAAGCACCTCATATATCAATGTTAGCAACTATTGCTTGTTGTTCATTGAATATTGTATTAGATGTATTATTTGTTTTTGGATTCAACTTAGGTATGTTTGGAGCAGCGATAGCTACAGCAATTTCAACAGTAGTTAGTTTTACAATAACATTTTCTTATTCATTAAGTAAAAAATCAGGACTTAAGTTAAAAAGATTTATACCAAAATTAAATGATTTTTTAAGAATAGTAACTAATGGAGTGAGTAGTTTTATTAGTGAGATGTCTGTAGGGGTAGTTACTATTGCTTTTAATAAAGTTATTTTAAGCCAGATAGGTGAAATTGGAGTATCGGCTTATGGAATTATAGCTAATATAAATTTGATATTTTTCTCAATTTTTATGGGAAATGCTCAGGCAATGCAACCTTTAGTTAGTATTAACTATGGAGCTAATGAGTATAAAAGAACCTTTAACTTTTTCAAATTAGGAGTTACATTTGCCATGATAGTTGGAGTAGTGTTTACTTCAGCATCTATATTTTTTTCTTATCAATTAAGTTCTTTATTTGTAACTGATCAGGAAATTATAAAAGTAACTGCATCAGCCCTTAAAATATATGGACTAGCATATCTTATAATGGGAATAAATTTATTATTTGATGCATTCTTCTATTCAGTTGAAAAACCTAAATTTGCAGTCAGTATATCCTTATCAAGAGCATTGATTATTGTTTTAAGTATGCTATTTATTCTTTCGAATGTTTTTGGAAGTGTTGGAATATGGATGACAGTTCCGGTTACAGAAGTATGTACATTATGTATTGGTCTTACTTTATTTATGAAATATAAACATAATCAATTATCAATAAGCTTAGAAAATTAA
- a CDS encoding formate/nitrite transporter family protein — MYISDIEIISKSARNKYELSQNAPRKYTTRAIVAGFYLVVAIILSYTIGAILNLNYPELARIMVAATFSIALALIVFLGGELFTGNNMVMAVGVYTKACTLKMALKVWCLSYLGNLLGAIVISFLFVKSGASLSLIQEYISGILTTKFTLSAFELLIRGILCNFIVCLGVLSTIRLKSESGKSIMMFWCVFAFVIAGFEHSIANMGIFSVGYFALGGLSMTLIIKNLFWVTLGNIIGGGVLLALPLTYMSVEE; from the coding sequence ATGTATATTAGTGATATTGAAATTATCTCAAAATCGGCAAGAAATAAATATGAATTATCCCAAAATGCACCTAGAAAATATACAACCAGAGCGATTGTAGCAGGGTTTTATTTAGTAGTAGCAATAATTTTGTCATATACAATAGGTGCTATTTTAAATCTTAATTACCCAGAACTAGCTAGAATAATGGTAGCAGCTACATTCTCAATAGCGTTAGCACTCATTGTTTTTTTAGGTGGTGAATTATTTACAGGTAATAATATGGTTATGGCAGTAGGGGTTTATACTAAAGCATGTACTTTAAAGATGGCATTAAAAGTATGGTGTTTAAGTTACTTAGGAAATCTTTTAGGAGCAATAGTTATATCATTTTTATTTGTTAAAAGTGGAGCATCACTTTCTTTAATACAAGAGTATATATCTGGTATATTAACTACTAAATTTACTCTTTCAGCATTTGAATTGCTCATAAGAGGAATTTTATGCAACTTCATTGTGTGTCTAGGTGTATTATCTACTATTAGATTAAAATCTGAAAGTGGTAAATCTATAATGATGTTTTGGTGCGTATTCGCATTCGTTATTGCTGGATTTGAGCATAGCATAGCTAATATGGGTATTTTTTCAGTTGGGTATTTTGCATTAGGTGGATTATCAATGACCTTAATAATAAAAAATTTATTTTGGGTAACATTAGGTAATATAATAGGTGGTGGAGTATTATTAGCATTACCATTAACATATATGAGTGTTGAGGAATAA
- a CDS encoding potassium/proton antiporter, translating into MTIPLILASLVLIICVFSSKVLYRFGVPSLLIFLILGMIFGSEGIVGIRFDNYKIAEEIGSFGLVFIMFYGGFCTNWKLAKPVVTKATLMSTIGVIITAGLTGIFCTWVLESSLLEGFLLGAVVASTDAASVFSILRSQKLNLKDGLASLLEIESGSNDPIAYMLTVIILSFMSGSQQSIFKLLLFQVLFGIIIGVVLAKLSTWILKNIAFEIEGLYPVFVMAVAILAYSLSIWIGGNGYLSVYIAGIIIGNSKIQNKKSLVKFFDGISWLMQIMLFFILGLLSFPSQIHSAFLPGFLISIFLIFVARPISTFAILSWFKVPIKQQIFVSWVGLRGAASIVFAILAVTNDAFINFDIFHIVFFIALFSVSLQGTLISPIAKKLDLVDDEVVVLKTFNDYQEEMNTKLVEFEIKPESKLVNKSIIDANIPEDILVVMIKRSGKILHPKGKTIIYGGDILVLTGENFDNIDF; encoded by the coding sequence ATGACAATACCATTAATTTTAGCCTCTTTAGTATTAATAATTTGTGTATTTTCTAGTAAAGTTTTATATCGATTTGGAGTACCCTCATTATTAATATTTTTGATTTTAGGAATGATATTTGGAAGCGAAGGAATCGTTGGAATACGATTTGATAATTATAAAATAGCTGAAGAAATCGGATCATTTGGATTAGTTTTTATAATGTTTTATGGAGGATTTTGTACTAATTGGAAGCTAGCAAAACCCGTTGTTACTAAGGCGACATTAATGTCAACTATAGGTGTTATTATAACAGCAGGTCTTACTGGAATATTTTGTACTTGGGTTCTTGAATCTTCTTTATTAGAAGGTTTTCTACTTGGAGCAGTAGTAGCATCGACAGATGCAGCATCTGTATTTTCTATTTTAAGATCTCAAAAATTAAACTTAAAAGATGGTCTAGCATCTTTATTAGAAATTGAAAGTGGGAGTAATGATCCCATAGCATATATGCTTACTGTAATAATATTAAGTTTTATGTCTGGATCACAACAATCAATTTTTAAACTTTTATTATTTCAAGTATTGTTTGGAATAATAATTGGAGTTGTTTTAGCTAAATTAAGTACATGGATTTTAAAAAATATTGCTTTTGAGATAGAAGGACTTTATCCTGTTTTTGTAATGGCAGTAGCTATTTTAGCATATTCTTTAAGTATATGGATTGGTGGAAATGGTTATTTAAGTGTATATATAGCGGGAATAATAATTGGGAATAGTAAAATACAAAATAAAAAAAGCTTGGTTAAATTTTTTGATGGTATATCTTGGCTGATGCAAATAATGTTGTTCTTTATATTAGGATTACTATCTTTTCCATCTCAAATACATTCAGCATTTTTACCAGGATTTTTAATTTCTATATTCTTAATTTTTGTAGCAAGACCAATATCAACTTTTGCAATCTTAAGTTGGTTTAAAGTTCCTATAAAGCAGCAAATTTTTGTTTCGTGGGTAGGACTTAGAGGGGCAGCTTCAATAGTTTTTGCTATATTAGCAGTTACAAATGATGCATTTATAAATTTTGATATATTTCATATAGTATTTTTTATAGCATTGTTTTCTGTATCATTACAAGGAACTTTAATATCTCCTATAGCAAAAAAACTAGATCTGGTTGATGATGAAGTTGTAGTATTGAAAACTTTTAATGATTATCAGGAAGAAATGAATACTAAGTTAGTAGAATTTGAAATAAAGCCAGAAAGTAAGTTGGTTAATAAAAGTATTATAGATGCTAATATACCAGAAGATATATTGGTTGTTATGATAAAACGTAGCGGAAAAATACTACATCCAAAAGGAAAAACAATTATTTATGGTGGTGATATTTTAGTTTTAACTGGAGAAAATTTTGATAATATAGACTTTTAA
- a CDS encoding beta-class carbonic anhydrase: protein MSKLEEIMKFNNDFVENKRFEEFITTKTPKKKMVILSCMDTRLTELLPKAMNIKNGDAKIIKDAGATVIHPFGSVIRSILVAIYEFKAEDIFVVGHHGCGMSNLNTKTLISKMIDRGISTNTLSILNNSGINIESWLHGFESVENSIKESVKMIKNHPLIPEDIRVHGLIISPDTGKIDIIVNGDI from the coding sequence ATGAGTAAATTAGAAGAAATAATGAAATTTAATAACGACTTTGTAGAAAATAAAAGATTTGAAGAGTTTATCACAACAAAAACTCCTAAAAAGAAAATGGTCATATTATCATGTATGGATACTAGATTAACAGAATTATTACCTAAGGCTATGAATATAAAAAATGGAGATGCAAAAATAATAAAAGATGCTGGTGCAACTGTAATTCATCCATTTGGTAGTGTAATAAGAAGTATATTAGTTGCAATATATGAATTTAAAGCTGAAGATATTTTTGTAGTAGGACATCATGGTTGTGGTATGAGTAATTTAAATACTAAAACTCTTATAAGTAAGATGATTGATAGAGGAATAAGCACTAATACTTTATCTATTCTAAATAATTCAGGAATAAATATTGAATCATGGCTTCATGGATTTGAATCAGTTGAAAATTCTATAAAAGAAAGTGTAAAAATGATAAAAAATCATCCCTTAATTCCTGAAGATATACGAGTTCATGGATTAATTATCAGCCCAGATACAGGAAAGATTGATATTATTGTAAATGGCGATATTTAA
- the glmS gene encoding glutamine--fructose-6-phosphate transaminase (isomerizing): MCGIVGYLGSGKATSFLINGLSKLEYRGYDSAGVAVVNNGEIEVRKFQGRLSNLANDIKANPVEGNMGIGHTRWATHGAPSDANSHPHLNSKETIAVVQNGIIENYLTLRTWLKGEGYTFKSETDTEVIPNLIDYYYEGNLFDAIIKTLKRLEGSYALGVVCKDEPDKLIAVRKECPLIVGLGKDESFIASDIPAVLSYTRDVYLLEDHEIAVLSNEGVKLYETSGKEIQKDIYHVTWNEDAAEKGGFEDFMLKEIHEQPRAIRDTMAGRISMEKSMLLDDLKITKEDLENTDRVFIVACGTAYHAGLVGKNLIESFARIPVEVDIASEFRYRNPLVTDKSLVIVISQSGETADTLAALRNSKNIGATIIALTNVVGSSVSREADHVLYTLAGPEISVASTKAYTTQIIGMYMMAMTFAKILGKLKSDRLEKLKEELLDLPEKLELVLEDREKIKVIAEKMYEEKDVFYLGRGLDYAVALEGSLKLKEISYIHAEAYAGGELKHGPIALIEEGTNVIALLTQEALKEKMVSNIVEIKARGAKVIGVCYVGTKGLKEVLDEIIYIPRTMDMFAPVLSVAALQLLSYYVAKAKGCDIDKPRNLAKSVTVE, encoded by the coding sequence ATGTGCGGAATAGTTGGATATTTAGGAAGTGGAAAAGCTACTTCATTTTTAATTAATGGATTATCAAAGTTAGAATATAGAGGTTATGACTCAGCTGGAGTAGCTGTTGTTAATAATGGAGAGATTGAAGTAAGAAAGTTTCAAGGAAGATTATCTAATTTAGCAAATGATATAAAAGCAAATCCTGTTGAAGGAAATATGGGAATAGGACATACAAGATGGGCAACACATGGAGCACCATCAGATGCTAATTCACATCCACATTTAAATAGTAAGGAAACAATTGCTGTAGTTCAAAATGGAATAATTGAAAATTATTTAACATTAAGAACATGGCTTAAAGGAGAAGGATATACTTTTAAATCAGAAACAGATACAGAAGTAATTCCTAATTTAATTGATTACTATTATGAAGGAAACTTATTTGATGCTATCATTAAAACTTTAAAAAGACTTGAAGGAAGTTACGCTTTAGGTGTTGTTTGTAAAGATGAGCCAGATAAATTGATAGCAGTAAGAAAAGAATGTCCTTTAATTGTAGGATTAGGAAAAGATGAATCATTCATCGCATCAGATATTCCTGCTGTATTAAGCTATACAAGAGATGTATATCTTTTAGAAGATCATGAAATAGCTGTTCTTTCAAATGAAGGCGTTAAGCTTTATGAAACAAGTGGAAAAGAAATACAAAAGGATATATATCATGTTACTTGGAATGAAGATGCTGCTGAAAAGGGTGGATTTGAAGATTTCATGTTAAAAGAAATTCATGAACAACCAAGAGCTATAAGAGATACTATGGCTGGAAGAATTTCAATGGAAAAAAGCATGCTTTTAGATGATTTAAAAATAACTAAAGAAGATTTAGAAAATACAGATAGAGTATTTATAGTAGCTTGTGGTACTGCATATCATGCTGGACTTGTAGGTAAAAACTTAATTGAATCATTTGCAAGGATTCCAGTAGAAGTTGATATTGCATCTGAATTTAGATATAGAAATCCACTAGTAACTGATAAGTCTTTGGTTATCGTTATAAGTCAATCTGGAGAAACAGCAGATACATTAGCAGCTTTAAGAAACAGTAAAAACATTGGTGCTACAATAATAGCATTAACTAATGTTGTTGGAAGCTCAGTATCAAGGGAAGCTGATCATGTATTATATACATTAGCAGGACCTGAAATTTCAGTTGCTTCTACTAAGGCATATACAACTCAAATAATTGGAATGTATATGATGGCTATGACATTTGCAAAAATATTAGGCAAATTAAAGAGCGATAGATTAGAAAAGTTAAAAGAAGAATTATTAGATTTACCAGAAAAATTAGAATTAGTTTTAGAAGATAGAGAAAAAATAAAAGTTATAGCTGAAAAAATGTATGAAGAAAAAGATGTTTTCTATTTAGGAAGAGGATTAGATTATGCAGTTGCATTAGAAGGATCACTTAAACTTAAAGAAATATCATATATTCATGCTGAAGCATATGCTGGTGGAGAATTAAAGCATGGTCCTATAGCATTAATTGAAGAGGGAACAAATGTAATTGCTTTATTAACTCAAGAAGCTTTAAAAGAAAAAATGGTAAGTAACATTGTAGAAATTAAAGCAAGAGGAGCAAAGGTTATTGGAGTTTGTTATGTAGGAACTAAGGGCTTAAAAGAAGTTCTAGATGAAATTATATATATTCCAAGAACTATGGATATGTTCGCACCAGTGTTAAGTGTTGCTGCACTTCAATTATTATCATACTATGTAGCAAAAGCTAAGGGATGCGATATAGATAAACCAAGAAACTTAGCTAAATCTGTTACTGTAGAATAA